The Vulcanimicrobium alpinum sequence GCGAGCGGGGGCGCTGACCGCGCGCCATGCGGCAAACATGCAGTTCGCGTCAGCCGGACGCGTCGCGCTCGATCCCGCGAAAGTCATCGCGGCGTTCGGCTCCTGCACGTCATCCCGCAGTAGTGCGGTCGATGATATCTCGATCGCCAACCATCTCGAGGCCCGCGAGCTCGCCGAGTTGCGGAAGACGCGGATCCGCGAGCCGGCGGTCGCCGCGCTCGCGGATCGCGTCGTCGACGCTTAGTGCGCGGTCGCGGCGGCGGGCCGCGCCGCGCCGTCCGTTTGTGCGATCCGGCCGTTGACGTACGTCAGCGCCGCCATGAGCTGCGGGTCGGTCTTGGGATCGCCCATCCGGATCCCTTTGAGTTCCTTCGGAAGCTCGCTGCGGATCTCGGGCTCGATCCCGACGCTGTTGATGTCACGGCCCTTCGGCGTGAAGTAGCGCGCGGTCGTGATCTTCACCGCCGAGCCGTCGCGCATCGGGAAGATCGTCTGCACGACGCCTTTCCCGAACGTCTTCACCCCGACGAGCGTCCCGACGCCGGCGTCCTGAATCGCACCGGCGGTGATCTCCGATGCCGAGGCGGTGTACTGGTTGACGAGCACCGCGAGCGGCCGCGGCGCGATCGCGGTGTTCTCCGCGTCGTACTCCGTGTCGGTCCCGGCGCGCGACTGCACGCTGACGATCGGGCCGTTCGAGATGAACTTCGACGCGACGTCGACCGCGGCGTTGAGATAGCCGCCGCCGTTGTAGCGAAGATCGAGGACGTACGCCTTCGCGCCTTGCGCGTCGAGGCGCTTGAGCGCGGTCGAAAGCTCGGCGCCGGTCGTCTGCCCGAAGACCGAGAGATCGACGTAGCCGACGGCGCCCGGCAGCATCTTCGAGGCGACGCTGGGCTGGTGGATCGTGTCGCGCGTGATCGTCACCGGCTCGAGATCTTTGCCGGCGCGCTGAATCGTCAGACGCACGCGCGTCCCCGGATCGCCGCGCAGCGCCTGCGTCACGCGCTTCTGCTGCAGTTCGACCGTCGTCGCGCCTTCGAGAAGTGCGGGGACCGGCTTGCCGTCGATCGCGGTGATCGCATCTTCCGGCAGCACGCCGGCCTTGTCGGACGGACCGTCGAGGATGACGTTCTCGATGTGCAGGAACTTCGTCTTGTCGTCGATCGAATACGAGATCCCGACGCCGCCGAACGACGTGCCGTCGAGCCCCTCGTTGAGCGCCGCGTACTCTTTCGGCGTCAGGAAGACCGTGTAGCGATCCTTCACTGACGAGAGCACGCCGGTGATCGCGGCGTAGGTGATCTGCGTCGAACCGGAGAGTGAATCGGCCGGTTCGAGTTTGGGCGCATAGGCGGCGACGGCGGTCGAAACCTCGCGCTGCAGCGCTTCCGCCGTCCTCGCATCGTCGCCGCCGGCGCGTGCCTGCGGCAGCGTCGGGTTCGCGACGTGTTTCTTCTTGAGGTACTCGATCATCGACGTGCGCGCGCCGTCGAGCGCGGCCTGCGCGTCGACCTTCTTGTAGAAGTCCGATGAGAGGCGCGCGTAGCTCTCGATGAGTTCTTGCGTCTGCCCTTGCGTCATCGCCACGGCGGCGGGTGTCGCCGCGGGGACCGGTGCGGTCGCGAGTCCCAGCAGCGCGGCGAGGGCCAAGGGTACGAGGCGGTTCATGAGGAGGCGTCCTTTGCGATGATCTGTTTTGCGGCGGTCAGCTGTTTGTCGGCCGGGGTGTCGATGATCGGCAGGTCGACGCGCTGGGTCACCGTGACGTCGGGCTGGATGCCCTTGTGATGGATGTCGCGTCCCTTCGGGGTGACGTAGCGCGCGGTCGTGATCTTCAGCGCGCCCTTGTCGGGGAGGTTGTAGAGACTCTGAACGACGCCCTTACCGAACGTCTTCTCGCCGACGAGCGTCCCGACGCCGTAGTCCTGCACCGCACCGGCCGTGATCTCCGACGCGCTCGCCGTGTAGCGGTTCACCAGCACCACCAGCGGCTTCGCGCCGATGGCGTTGCCCGTCGCGCTGCGCACGTCGCGGTTTCCCGCGCGGTCGATCGTCGCGACGATCGTCCCCTGCGGGATGAACAGGCTCGAGATGTCGACGGCCGCATCGAGCAGACCGCCGCCGTTGTAGCGCAGGTCGAGGATATAGCCGCGCACGTTGCGGCGCTTGCCGTCGAGAAACGCCTGGCGCACTTCCTGCGCCGAGTTCGAGCCGAAGTCGGAGAGGCGGACGTACTCGATCCCGTCTTCGACCTTCGCACGGATCGACGGCACGCGGATCTGCGCACGCATCACGTGCACGGTGGTCGTCGCGCTGGTAGCGTGCCGCTTGATCGTGAGCGCGACCGTCGATCCGTTGGGGCCGCGGATCTCGCGCTCGACGGTGTCGAGCTTCTGTCCCGACGTCGACTTGCCGTCGACGGCGAGGATCGCGTCGCCCGCGCGGATACCGGCTTTGATCGCGGGGTTGCCGTCGATCGGGTCGACCAGCACCGCTCCGGTCTTCGCGTCCTGCACGATGTAGACGCCGATCCCGCCGAAATCGCCGCCGTGGAGCTGCTCGTCGAGGCCGCTGATCTCTTGCGGCGACAGGTATGTCGTGTACGGATCGCCGAGGCCGTTGAGCATCCCGGTCAGCGCGACTTGCGTGTAGGTGTCGCGCGGCGCGACGGACGCGTAGCGCTGCTGCACGCTGGCCAGCGTGTTCTCGAGGATCGCGAGATCGCGCGAGCGCTCGCCGGTCGCGGTGCTCTGCGGCACCTGCGGGCTCGCGACTTTTTTCGACTGCAGAAACTTGACCAGCGCCGTGTGCTCGCCGGTGACCAGCAAGTTGTCGGCGACGGGCTTGTAGTACGCGTGCTCGACCTGCTCGTATGCCAGCACGATCATCTGGTGCTGGGGGTCGCCGCGACCGAGCAGCGTGGAGAGATCGAGGCCGATGACCTTGCGGTCACCGATCACGACGGTCGGTGCGGCGGCGGTGCCGAGGGGATCGGCGGACGCGCCGGCGCGCCCCGCGTACGCGGCGCCGCCGAGCGCGGCGGCGAGAACGACCAGGGCGGCAGACAACAGTCGAATGCGGGCGGTCAAACGGCGGTCCTTGTGGCGCGAGTGGGCGTGGACTTGCAGTATATCCGTAGAACCCGCCTCGCACGCGCTTTGTTCCAGCCGATCATGGAGGCTTAACGGTGCCGCCGTTCCCTCCGAGGGACCTGTGATCCAGCCCCCGTCAGGGTGACGGGGTCAGCGCAGGTAGCTCATCGGGTCGACGGGCTGGCCGTGCAGGTCGACCTGGAAGTGGAGGTGCGGGCCGGTCGCGTCGCCGGTCGCCCCGGCGGCGCCGATCGCTTGCCCGCGCTGGACGTCCTGTCCGACGCCCACGAAGATCTGCGACATGTGGCAGTAGAGCGTCGAGAGCCCGCCGCCGTGGTCGATCGCGACCATGTTCCCGCAGTTGCCCTGATAGCTCGCGACGATCACGTGACCGCCGGCGGCCGCCGCGATCGTCGTCCCGGTGGGGACGCCGATGTCGATCCCGGCATGGAGGATCATGCGGTGGAACACCGGGTGCATGCGGTAGCCGAACGGCGAGGTGATCGGCCCCGACAGCGGCCACATCAGTTGGCCGGGTGCGCCCGGTTCGGGCGGGACTTCCTGGCCGGCGAGCCGCGCCGCGCGGCGCCGCGCTTCCCGCTCGGCTTCCAGCTCGCGCTGCTTCTCGAGGACGAGCGCGTTGAGCTGCGCTTCCTCTTCCTCCGACATCGAGTCGAGCTGCTGGACCTCGTTCTGCACCTGCGCGCGCTGCTGATCGGCGGCCGCGAGCAGCAGCGTCCGCTGCTGCGCCAGACTGTCGAGCGCGAGCCGCTGCTGGTGCACCTGGCTTTCCTGAGACTGCAGTTCGGCCCGCGCGCCGAGCAGCGAACCCTGCAGCGTCGCGACCTGTTTTTCGTCGGCGCGGCGCGCGCGGATCGTCGCCTCGTTCGCCTTCACCAGGAACCGGATGTCGTTCCAGCGTTCGACGAAATCGGCGAAGGAGCGCGCGCTGAGCAGGACGTCGAGATAGCCGAGGTCGCCGTGTTCGTACGCGTCGACCAGGCGCCGCGAGAGCGCGTCCTGGTGGCGATGCAGGGTCTTGCGCGCGGCGTCGAGCTGGATCGTGTTCCACGCCAGCTTGCGCTGCGTCGACCGCATCTGCGTCTCGAGATCGCCGAGATGGGCGTTGACCGAGGCGATGTTGCGGTTGGTCGCGGCGAGCTGGCCGGCGATCGCGGTGACGCGCGACCGTGCGTCGTCGAGCTGCGCCCGCTTCTGATGAAGCTGGACGTGCACCGCATGGATTTTCGCCTTCTGCGCTTGGATCTTCTCGTCGACGTGGCTGTGCGCGCGGACCGCGCACGGCACCAGCGCGACGGCGAGCGCGAGGGCGACCGCGCGGCGCATCCTCAGCGGAGCTCCGCTTCGCTCACGACGACCGAGCCGCGCCGGCGTTTGGCTTCTTTCTTTACCGCGGCGGCGCGTTCGCCGATCTGCTCGTACGTCGAGGGGAAACGCGAACCGTTCACGATCGCGATCGAGACCGTGCAGCACGGGACGCGCGTGTCGCGCTGGACGGTGCGGATCTCGCGGTCGAACGCCGCGACGATCGATTCGCCGACCTCCCGCGCGCGCGCCGGCGCGACGATCACGACGAAGTCGTCGCCGCCGACGTGACCGACGAAGTCGTCCGCGGCGCCGTGCTTGCGCACCGCCTCCGCGATCGTCGTCGCCGTCAGCACGATCACCTGATCGCCGCTGGCGAAGCCGAACGCGTCGTTGAACGCTTTGAAGCCGTCGAGGTCGATGTACAGCACCGACCAGGGCGTGCGGGCGGCGAGCCGGCTGCGGATCTCGGCCTCGATCGGTCCGTTGGCGGGAAGCTTCGTAAGCGGCTGGAGCGCGGCGTCTTCGGCGGCCCGGCGGATCTTGCCGCGCACGCGCGCCATCATCTCTTCGGGGGCGAACGGCTTGACGACGACGTCGTCGGCGCCGGCGTCGAGCCCGCGGATCGCGTCGTCCGGATGCATCCTCGCGGAGAGGACGATCACCGGGACGTTGGCACCCTGCGGATGCCGGCGGATCGTGCGGACGAGCTCGGAACCGTTGCCGGCGGCGGGCAGGACGTCGACGACGATCGCATCGGGCCGCTGCGAGTCGAGCACCGCCAATGCGCTCGCCGCGTCGTGCACGTCGACGACGTCGTAGCCGACGACCTCGAAGTTGGCGCGCAGGATCTCGCGCAGCCGCGTGTCGTCGTCGACGATGAGGATCGTCCCCTCGCAGGGCGCGCGGCGTTCGCCTGACGCAAAGCGCAGGTTCACGTGCGCAGGTGCCGTCCGACCGAGAACCACGAGGCCAGCAGCCCCACCGCCGCGCCGACCGCCAGCAGTTCCAGGCACAGCGCGGTCTCGTTGACGTGGAAGGTGACGAACGCGAGGGTCTGCGCGAGTTTGGGGACGACTTGACGTTCCGCGACCGCGAGGACGCCGATCGCGAGCCCCGCGCCCAGGACGCCGGCGAGGATGCCCTCCGCGATGAACGGCATGCGGATGTACATGTTCGTCGCGCCGACCAATTGCATGATCGCGATCTCGCGGCGCCGCGCGAACACCGTGAGGCGGATCGTGTTGGCGATAACGATCGCCGCGGAGAGCGAGAGCAGCGCGATCAGCGCGATCCCGGCGCGGCCGAGCACCGCCGCCGTCTTCAGCAGTTTCTGCACCGTGTCGGCGGCGTAGTCGGTCTTCGCGACGCGCGGGTCTTTCGCGATCCACGCGGCGACCGCCGGGACGAGATCGGCGTCCTTCGCCTGCACGTGATAGGTGTTCGGGAGCGGGTTCGAGGTCAGCAGCGAGGTGTCGAAATCGCGTCCGAGCACCTGCTGCATGCGTTTGATGCCCTGCGCTTTGGGGACGTACGTCGCGCGCGCGATCCGGCGGTCGCGCGCGAACTTCGTCGCCAGCGCCCTGGCCTTCGCGTCGTCGACGTCGTCTTTCAAATAGACGGCGATCTCAATCTGCGAGAGGACGCCGGTGCCGAACGTCTGGATCGTTTCGCGCACGTACAGGAACGAGCCCAGCAGGACGATCGTGACCGCGACGGTCCCGATCGCCGTGAACTGCATCCCCGCGTTGCGGGTGAAGTTCGCGAGAACCTCACCCAGGAAGAACCGCAGTCTGCCCCAGTCCACGGAAATAGTATCCTCGCTCGTCGTCGTGCAGGATGCGCCCGTGTTCCAGCCGCACGACGCGGCGGCGCATCCGGTCGACGACCGGTTGGTTGTGGGTGGCGACGACGACCGTCGTGCCCTTGAGGTTGATCCGCTGGAGCAGCTCCATGATCTCGGTCGTGTTCGACGGATCGAGGTTCCCGGTCGGCTCGTCGCACAGCAGCAGCTTCGGATTTCCGACCAGCGCTCGCGCGATCGCGGCGCGCTGCTGTTCGCCGCCGGAGAGTTCCGAGGGGAACATCCGGCTCTTGTGCGAGAGGCCGACGAGGTCGAGCGACCGCGGCACCATCCGCATCACGTCGCGCGTGCGCGTGCCGGTGACTTGCAGGGCGAACGCGACGTTCTCCCACACCGTCTTGTGCGAGAGAAGTTTGAAGTCCTGAAACACCACACCGATGTTGCGGCGCAGTCTGGGCACCCTGCCGCGGCGCAGCGTGTCGACGCGGATGCCGTCGACGACGACCTCACCCGAGGTCGGAACCTCTTCGCGGTACATCAGTTTGAGCAACGACGATTTCCCGGTGCCCGAATGGCCCACCAGAAAGACGAAGCTGCCTTTCTCGATTTCGAGATCGACGTCGTCGAGCGCTCGGGTGCCGTTGGGGTACACGAGCGAAACGCCGCGGAGTTTGATCATGTGGTCAACAGCCACTCCGGGGTCAAGTTACGTTCGTATTGGGCGGGTGCAGGCCGATACCTGCGGGTCCGTCTCCCGGTGTTCGGCGCGGCGGATGAAAAACGTGACGCTCCGGAGAGGGGCCCGGAGCACAGAACGGAAGCGGCTTTCTCGGCGTCTCTCTGGTCGGAGGTTTGAGTTTCATGCTTCGCATGTCGGTCGCAATCGCGGTCGTCCTGGTCGTCTTGGCGGTCGCCGCGGTCGGCATCCGCCGCGCCTCGGCCCATCTTCAGCACGGTGCCGCGGCACCCGATTTCACGCTGCAAGCCGCCAAGGGCGGGACGGTGGAGACCGTCGACTTGAAAGCCGCGCTGGCGAAGGGCCCGGTCGTGCTGTACTTCTTCCCCAAGTCGTTCACGTCGGGCTGCACCGTCGAGGCGCATCTGTTCTCCGAGCACATCGCCGACTACCGGAAGCTCGGCGCCACCGTCATTGGCGTCAGCGGCGACGATCTCGAGACACAGAAAAAATTCTCCGCGCAGGAGTGCCGGTCGGCGTTTCTCGTCGCTTCCGACCCTGGGCTCAAGGTCGCCAAGGCCTACGATGCGGCGCTCGGCTTCGGCTTTGCCAACCGCACGTCGTACGTGATCGGGCAGGACGGCACCGTCGCGCTCGCCTACACGAATCTCGATCCCTCGCAGCACGTCGCGAAGACGCTCGACGCGGTGAAGAGCCTGCACGCGACCGCGGAGCGATGACGGGCGGCGACGAACGCCTGCTGCGGCTCGCCGACCTGCCGTACGAGCAGTTCGACGGGCTTCCGTTGGGCGCGATCGTCGTCGAGGGCGACGGCACGATCGTCGCCTACAACGACTACGAGTCGCGGATGGCGCACCGCGCGCGCGAGCAGGTGATCGGCCGCAACTTCTTTCACGACGTCGCGCCGTGCACCGCGGTCCAGGAATTCGAAGGCCGCTTCCACACGTTTTTCGCGGGCCGTGACAAGGAGCGCATCAGCGAGTCGTTCGCCTACCTGTTCCCCTTCCCGCACGGAACGGTCCACGTCGAGATCACCTTCGTCCGCCTCGCGACGGAGAAGCGCGTCTTGATCGCTGTCGAACGCGTTGTGCGCTGAGCGCCGTCGCCGCGGGGCTTCGACAGGCTCAGCCTGACGGGGCTGCGAGGGCGCGGGCGGCGAGGTCGACGCGGTGGGCGCCGGCGCGTTCGGCTTCGCGCGCGAGTTCGTCGCTGGCGGTGAAGAGCACGATCTGCGCGTCGTGCGCGGCGTGCACGAGCAGCGGGAGGCAGCGTGCGATCCGTTCCGCGTCCCAGAACGCGAA is a genomic window containing:
- a CDS encoding S41 family peptidase encodes the protein MNRLVPLALAALLGLATAPVPAATPAAVAMTQGQTQELIESYARLSSDFYKKVDAQAALDGARTSMIEYLKKKHVANPTLPQARAGGDDARTAEALQREVSTAVAAYAPKLEPADSLSGSTQITYAAITGVLSSVKDRYTVFLTPKEYAALNEGLDGTSFGGVGISYSIDDKTKFLHIENVILDGPSDKAGVLPEDAITAIDGKPVPALLEGATTVELQQKRVTQALRGDPGTRVRLTIQRAGKDLEPVTITRDTIHQPSVASKMLPGAVGYVDLSVFGQTTGAELSTALKRLDAQGAKAYVLDLRYNGGGYLNAAVDVASKFISNGPIVSVQSRAGTDTEYDAENTAIAPRPLAVLVNQYTASASEITAGAIQDAGVGTLVGVKTFGKGVVQTIFPMRDGSAVKITTARYFTPKGRDINSVGIEPEIRSELPKELKGIRMGDPKTDPQLMAALTYVNGRIAQTDGAARPAAATAH
- a CDS encoding S41 family peptidase — encoded protein: MTARIRLLSAALVVLAAALGGAAYAGRAGASADPLGTAAAPTVVIGDRKVIGLDLSTLLGRGDPQHQMIVLAYEQVEHAYYKPVADNLLVTGEHTALVKFLQSKKVASPQVPQSTATGERSRDLAILENTLASVQQRYASVAPRDTYTQVALTGMLNGLGDPYTTYLSPQEISGLDEQLHGGDFGGIGVYIVQDAKTGAVLVDPIDGNPAIKAGIRAGDAILAVDGKSTSGQKLDTVEREIRGPNGSTVALTIKRHATSATTTVHVMRAQIRVPSIRAKVEDGIEYVRLSDFGSNSAQEVRQAFLDGKRRNVRGYILDLRYNGGGLLDAAVDISSLFIPQGTIVATIDRAGNRDVRSATGNAIGAKPLVVLVNRYTASASEITAGAVQDYGVGTLVGEKTFGKGVVQSLYNLPDKGALKITTARYVTPKGRDIHHKGIQPDVTVTQRVDLPIIDTPADKQLTAAKQIIAKDASS
- a CDS encoding murein hydrolase activator EnvC family protein — encoded protein: MRRAVALALAVALVPCAVRAHSHVDEKIQAQKAKIHAVHVQLHQKRAQLDDARSRVTAIAGQLAATNRNIASVNAHLGDLETQMRSTQRKLAWNTIQLDAARKTLHRHQDALSRRLVDAYEHGDLGYLDVLLSARSFADFVERWNDIRFLVKANEATIRARRADEKQVATLQGSLLGARAELQSQESQVHQQRLALDSLAQQRTLLLAAADQQRAQVQNEVQQLDSMSEEEEAQLNALVLEKQRELEAEREARRRAARLAGQEVPPEPGAPGQLMWPLSGPITSPFGYRMHPVFHRMILHAGIDIGVPTGTTIAAAAGGHVIVASYQGNCGNMVAIDHGGGLSTLYCHMSQIFVGVGQDVQRGQAIGAAGATGDATGPHLHFQVDLHGQPVDPMSYLR
- a CDS encoding GGDEF domain-containing response regulator, with product MNLRFASGERRAPCEGTILIVDDDTRLREILRANFEVVGYDVVDVHDAASALAVLDSQRPDAIVVDVLPAAGNGSELVRTIRRHPQGANVPVIVLSARMHPDDAIRGLDAGADDVVVKPFAPEEMMARVRGKIRRAAEDAALQPLTKLPANGPIEAEIRSRLAARTPWSVLYIDLDGFKAFNDAFGFASGDQVIVLTATTIAEAVRKHGAADDFVGHVGGDDFVVIVAPARAREVGESIVAAFDREIRTVQRDTRVPCCTVSIAIVNGSRFPSTYEQIGERAAAVKKEAKRRRGSVVVSEAELR
- the ftsX gene encoding permease-like cell division protein FtsX, producing MDWGRLRFFLGEVLANFTRNAGMQFTAIGTVAVTIVLLGSFLYVRETIQTFGTGVLSQIEIAVYLKDDVDDAKARALATKFARDRRIARATYVPKAQGIKRMQQVLGRDFDTSLLTSNPLPNTYHVQAKDADLVPAVAAWIAKDPRVAKTDYAADTVQKLLKTAAVLGRAGIALIALLSLSAAIVIANTIRLTVFARRREIAIMQLVGATNMYIRMPFIAEGILAGVLGAGLAIGVLAVAERQVVPKLAQTLAFVTFHVNETALCLELLAVGAAVGLLASWFSVGRHLRT
- the ftsE gene encoding cell division ATP-binding protein FtsE produces the protein MIKLRGVSLVYPNGTRALDDVDLEIEKGSFVFLVGHSGTGKSSLLKLMYREEVPTSGEVVVDGIRVDTLRRGRVPRLRRNIGVVFQDFKLLSHKTVWENVAFALQVTGTRTRDVMRMVPRSLDLVGLSHKSRMFPSELSGGEQQRAAIARALVGNPKLLLCDEPTGNLDPSNTTEIMELLQRINLKGTTVVVATHNQPVVDRMRRRVVRLEHGRILHDDERGYYFRGLGQTAVLPG
- a CDS encoding peroxiredoxin produces the protein MLRMSVAIAVVLVVLAVAAVGIRRASAHLQHGAAAPDFTLQAAKGGTVETVDLKAALAKGPVVLYFFPKSFTSGCTVEAHLFSEHIADYRKLGATVIGVSGDDLETQKKFSAQECRSAFLVASDPGLKVAKAYDAALGFGFANRTSYVIGQDGTVALAYTNLDPSQHVAKTLDAVKSLHATAER
- a CDS encoding PAS domain-containing protein translates to MTGGDERLLRLADLPYEQFDGLPLGAIVVEGDGTIVAYNDYESRMAHRAREQVIGRNFFHDVAPCTAVQEFEGRFHTFFAGRDKERISESFAYLFPFPHGTVHVEITFVRLATEKRVLIAVERVVR